Below is a genomic region from Gasterosteus aculeatus chromosome 2, fGasAcu3.hap1.1, whole genome shotgun sequence.
aatgatcCTTGTTAGTGGCTGTCATTCAAACCGGTTTCTTTCAGGACTCACAGCTCGGCGGTAAAGTGTGGATTTCTGATGGCAGACTGAAGGGCTCCGTGGCACAGGACAAGTGAGCATCGCCATGTTTTGGAAACATTAAACGTTGGCTCTGTGACATTTCTTTAATATGTTACTTTCAAACAGCTTCACACTGGCGCTGGCTTCGAGTGAAGTGGGAACCTTTCAGGTACACGACAAATGACAACACGCCCCGTGTGCGCTCAAACCACAGCGACTGAAACAAACCACGTTTCTCTTTGCAGACGGGCGCTTTGGAACGCGCAATGAAGGTCGGGCTGTCGCTGGGCTTTGTTAGACTCAACGGTGAGTCTGCTTTTGTGGCCCCTTGGACGAGCCCATGCTATTAACACCATGAACCAGAGCAGATGGATGAATGCATTCTGTCCTTCACAATATGTCGATACAATCCAACAAACTGAACATTACTTCTACTCCTCATTGAGCCCCGAGTTTACCTCTCTGTTTCAGCCGAACTAGGCAAAGGTGCGGTTTTACCCAGAATGAAAAACGCACAGCTGGTCAACACAGTTCTGGGGATGGAAAAGGTAAGAGCTAGTGAAAGATTACTCATGTCGGGTGAATGTTTGGCTTATTGGAGAATAGTTGTGCAATTAGGAGCAGAACGTGTTGTCTGGCTgacctttgtcttttttttattaacaggGATTTGTAGCCATCGCGTCAGACGTTCAGGTGTTGCTAGCAGGCGTCAACTAACAATTGGCCCGTTTAACTCACCGAACACGGACGCCCAGCAAACTGCGTTTAAGCTTCATCTGCCATCGTCTGGATTCTGGACTGTAAACGATTCTCAAATCTGGCTACGCAGTATAGAAACATAACGTAGTCTACAGCATTCAAGTCTGTCAGTTAAAACCTGCATTTCCTCTTTGTAAATGTCTCATTTGAGATATTCAGGCTCTAATGGGATTTGTTTCAAACAAGGTATCATGATGCACGTTGTTGGTTTCACCAGCGTTCACAATGTTTCCACAGTTACGTTTAACCACATACGTACTCACAGCGCTGCATGATGGAGGCGTGAGAATTGTACTTGACAGCAATGACACACGATGACCTCTGGATGTAAACTTGAATTTAATGCAAATTGTGAATCCCAGGAATATGTATTGATTTATCTGCATTCAGTGTTACTGTTATAAACATGTACACTTGCTTGGTTTCTGATACACTTCTCTCAGTGTCATTAAGTGTTAGGAGCCAATCACCTGAACATTCCAACAAGGTCCAAGATAATAAAGAAATGTATCCAGGCATCTCTGATTAATTCAGTCCTTTTAGTTTTGAGGGGTGAAAACAGAAGAGTTgacataaaaaagaagaaattaccACCAAATCAATGAAAGAATGACAcctctttattttgaaacatttcAGTGTGCACTCTTAGATCCTTTTACATGTTCACATTCTTGGAATGTAACACCgccaaaatataaatataagccTATTTACAGCCACTGTTACTATAAGACTGTTTACTATAGAAAAGCATCACACTTGGGTCATGAAAGGAGACACTGTGGTTACCGGCTGGCTGATGGGTCAGTAATTAGACAGTTGACCCGACTAAATACTGTGATCCTGAGTTGGACCTGATGGAGGACTTGATTATtattaacaaacatttaaaaagcccAACTGAACTGGAAGCAGGTGTGAAATAGTCTGACCCACTGTGAAAACACGGATCTACCCAACAGACAAATAGCTTTCATTGAAACAAAAACGTCAGCGTAGAAGCGTCCTCATTAACACCCCAAAAGGAGGGAAGAGCAGGAAAGGCCAAACAAGGACAGTGATGTTGCCTCTGTCTTAATGAACTGTGGCGTCTGCATAGCAAACTATGACATACTTTAAAATGATACCATTATACAGGAGTATAAATAAAATGGTTGGGGTATTAAATCAGTGATCCTGAGTGTGACCCTGCAGAGCTCCTAATGCAAAACCGCTCAATGTTCACAACAACTTTATTTTGCAACTCTTCACTTTTAAAGGACGTCCCGCCTTTTTAAGTGCATTTCAGTATACGTGCTGAAAATAAGTTAACATTCAGTATGGACAGTATTACACTTTGACACATCAGTGTAATAAATGATACTAACAACGCTAACAAAGACATAGACTTGTATGGCCAGAATCTAGTCCGCCATGCTGGTAGAAAAGAGTCTCAGGTGTAATGGAACTAGTAACGCTGCAGGAGTATTACAGCGCCATGGAAGTACGCCCACAGACGGTCCTCCCGATCTGGCTGCAGCTCACAGAAAATTGTGAGCAAGTGCATGTGTTTCATCAGCTCGCTGAGTGATCTCACATGGACGTGCAACACGCCTGGAGCACCGACATCAAACAAGTGCTGAAGCAGAGCGTCACTAGAACACAACctgtttgcatttgtgtgcatgagATCATTTGGTCGGTCCTGTTGTACAAAGTAAGTTCATTAATCCAGAAAGAGTTTGAAACAAGTGACTTCATTTCAGATGTTAGATTTGGAAGAGATTAGAAGAGAACATTGGAGAGGGATGAAGGGGGCTGACAAGACATTGATGAAATGTGGAGGCACCAAGTGAATTAAAAAACTGCAGTCCAATTCAAccctgtttgttatttttgacaGTCATCAGTTCAACTCCTCGTCACTGCCCGCGGTCTCGAGTACTGAAGTCGCCCGCGcagaaggcagaggagggacaaacacacagaagcaaACGTACGTAGGGCCGACGGAGGGGGCTGGGGTTATTAGGCTGTTTTGGCAGATTAGGTGATTGTTCATGATGGTGGAGAGACCAGCGGGGAGGAAGAGGCGCGGATCATTTGTCTGCGACTGCTGCCACCATCGACGCACGGATAGTACCCCGAGCGGTTGCTGCCAACTCCTCGATCTCTGTGTTCAATCGTCTGATGACCCATTCCATTGCCTCCCGACCCTgagacagacggagggagagtGTTATAGGACACAATGTGTAATGACATGCTCGCTGCTACAACCAGAGATCCCGAGTGGAGTCATCAGGAGAATTTAAGGGCTGCTTCACCTTGCCGGCGTTTGTAGAAATGGTCTTGGCCATGAGACCCTCGAGGTAGCTACTCAGACTGATACCTTTCACACTGATCTGAGCCTCTTGTGTCAGCACCGTCCTGAGAACGCAATTACACAAGAAATAGTGAGAAAACCGTACACATAAAGTAAAAACCCTTACAGATTTTAAATCCAGTCTATAATCTTACAATAGAAACTACAAAACAATATTGTAAACTTAAGACATAACATGTTTGTTATTGACTTTGAACTAAAACGATATTACTGTCGTAAGCATAAAAACAGGAAGGACTAGAGATAACTAGGAACTAATTATTAACCATGACAATATATATTGCTGGTGACATCTGTCATTCATAAAAGAAAACCTGTCATTTACTTTTCAGGATCCTGTGGATGTGGCTTGTAGGTCAACTTCTCATCCACAGAAACGAGGTTGGTGAAGGAGATCTGGACGGACAAAGGGAAGAATGTAGTATTTACATTGTCTATAAGCATCACAATAAATGTAACAGCAGCTGAGTGAGAAGAGAACTCGACACTGTTGCAGGTATAACTGAGAACAGTAACAATGGTTCCAGCTGGTACGCAGCAATTGTAAGTGTTCGATTTGGAACCTGTGTTTGACAAGTGAAACGTCCCCTGATAAGAGTATCATTAGACAGACCATTCGCCAACTCCACTTAACAGCCTGTGAAAATCCAATGTGATGAAAAGGAGCTTAAAATTCCCCCATACACCATGTAGAGAAAGTCTTCCGAGTCCAGGTCATGTTTAATTTGTTACCTAAACATACGCAAGTCAAACAAATGTGTTGTGTAGGTAAATGGATATCCGAGTAAGCTATCCCCGAAATCCAGACATTGTCACAGACGTGAGTATCAGGAAGTAGACAGTCTTCCACACTGGGGAAGCAGCTAATACGCTGCTATGTGAATGGCTGCTTAATGAAAATCAGATGTCAGAATCAGATGACTGAGGAGACTGCAGCTTAATCAGTGGGCACGCATACAAAAACAAGTCAATATTGTTTTTCCGGGGATATGAAAGTCCTCAGATATCATGTGTTAAGGGTCAAAGTTTCTGAACAGAAATAACCTCCTATAATCAATGAAATGATAATGGGGagtccatgtttttgttttctatctTACTGGAACTCACACTTTCGATCACGTTTTTTACAGAAAGTTGATGTATTAACGATGACGACACGCCTACTTACATTTGTGGATTTAAGCTCAAAGCTCTTCTCTTTGGGGTCCACAACAGAATGTTCCTCAACGTAAGTGCACGTTCTCGTTACCCCGATGATCTGCAGGAGAAGGACACAAACCAGGTCAGACAGCTAAATTTGGCAAACAAGTGGGTTGTGAGGACTTTAACAACATGGAGCCCTGACAGTCTTAATATCtcacataataataaaaataacaataatgtagGTTTTCATCTTCTGTGCCTTCCTGCTACTATTGCATTAGTTCCAGCGTTTCCATCAATCAAATCTGTGCAGATCATTTATATACAGCGGCGAACTGAGGCGGTCAACCAGCGGTCAAAGCATACACAGTGAAGTTTTCAAAGATCAGGCCGGCCAGGTGGAGTTCATCTTGAAAAAGCCGGCTATCAATCAAAAGACAGAAGCAGCTGGAACATCTCTCTCATCTCACTTACAGACTTGGCCATGGCGGGAAGCCCCCACTCTGTGCTGAGCAGTCTGGTGCTGTGTAACCGCCCATCGGTGTCCACGCTTCTGTGCAGAACGTCCACACCAAACACACCGGGGTTCATGGGGTTGGGGTATTTCTGCATTGCCGCCTTGGTCACCGTCTCCCACGGATGGCTGTCAAAAACAATATGAACATTTAGGAAGTTCCTAAAGGTCATTTAACACTCAGGGAAAGCGCTTtgttatatttacattataATACAGGTACACTGCACATCCACCAATTAAACAGGATGCATTGCCATAGTTGACATTGGAGGAAGCCAGACGGCTTAAAAGATAAGTAATAATAAAACAGCATGCTGGAATATCCACATATTTACcaacaaaaagctttttgagTTGATGAAGTATGTGCAGGATTCAGGAGGTAAATAGAGAATATGGTCAGTAAGAAAATAATTTCTAAAAAAACGTTCAAATATCATATTGTCAATATTGTTGACTGGCGCAGAATCAAAATGGAGGAATCATAATGATTGACGGACGGGAGGAGGAACGCCCACTCCGCCTTCACCGACCTGCATTGAGGATTTAACCAGAAACGTATAGATATTGACCATTGATCCACGCGTATTATGGTCCGACGTGAACAAAAGTACCGACAACAGAGCGAGTATTGCGGCTTCTGTGCAGCTGGTTCCGTCGTGTGACAGCCGGACCGTTACGCAACATTAACGTAACGGGGACTCCAACTACCGCGGCTCAGCGGCAAAATGTAACGTTAGTCCGCGTGAAGACGCACTAATATCACGGTAATTATACCCGTGTAAGTTAACGTCGGCTTGTTTCTGAAACGTTTCAGTACGCGTTGACGTTTAAAACGACACACACGGCTGAGCGACTAACGTCAACGTACAGTATCTGATAACAAAGTTAGCTTTAAGCTAACAGACAAAACCTTTAGCTAACACTAGCTAAAGCAGCTTAACGTTATGTTACGTATATTAAATACCAACACGTTTGGATATTCGTTCAAACCACTTCAGCCGTAAAGACAAATAGACGTCAACGTTACCGAACGAGATTACTGACATTGTGACGTTC
It encodes:
- the LOC120829049 gene encoding PRELI domain containing protein 3B isoform X1 produces the protein MKIWASEHVFNHPWETVTKAAMQKYPNPMNPGVFGVDVLHRSVDTDGRLHSTRLLSTEWGLPAMAKSIIGVTRTCTYVEEHSVVDPKEKSFELKSTNISFTNLVSVDEKLTYKPHPQDPEKTVLTQEAQISVKGISLSSYLEGLMAKTISTNAGKGREAMEWVIRRLNTEIEELAATARGTIRASMVAAVADK
- the LOC120829049 gene encoding PRELI domain containing protein 3B isoform X2; this encodes MQKYPNPMNPGVFGVDVLHRSVDTDGRLHSTRLLSTEWGLPAMAKSIIGVTRTCTYVEEHSVVDPKEKSFELKSTNISFTNLVSVDEKLTYKPHPQDPEKTVLTQEAQISVKGISLSSYLEGLMAKTISTNAGKGREAMEWVIRRLNTEIEELAATARGTIRASMVAAVADK